A single genomic interval of Pelagerythrobacter marensis harbors:
- a CDS encoding DUF3667 domain-containing protein — protein MAGDIGESMGDIATGGLAARAVEPGAGEAAPPGADGHTQEEACLNCGTRLAGPHCHACGQRAHVHRTLSAFFHDLLHGVLHFEGKTWRTLPLLLWQPGKLTREYIDGRRASYVSPIALFLFVVFLSFAVFSLIGGSKAFEPEADALEQVKSAYATNEAQLAALRRDRETEDDPQDLAEIDRRIASLEEDQQGLQMVLGNVGTTFERDFRKGFEENPLPEGNAITESIDKVRANPQLAIYKVQTNAYKFSWMLIPLSVPFVWLLFPFSRRFRGYDHTVFATYSIAFMIALAAVSSLLFFYGLGGLGGLLLLYAPWHMYRQLRGTYALGRFGALWRMLALSLFAWIAIGLFLGLVGLMAGT, from the coding sequence ATGGCGGGCGACATCGGGGAAAGCATGGGCGACATCGCCACCGGCGGCCTGGCGGCGCGGGCGGTGGAACCGGGCGCGGGCGAGGCCGCACCGCCCGGCGCGGACGGGCATACGCAGGAGGAGGCCTGCCTCAACTGCGGCACCCGGCTCGCCGGACCGCACTGCCACGCTTGCGGCCAGCGCGCGCATGTCCATCGCACGCTGAGCGCTTTCTTCCACGATCTGCTGCACGGCGTGCTGCATTTCGAAGGCAAGACCTGGCGGACGCTGCCGCTGCTGCTGTGGCAGCCCGGAAAGCTGACCCGCGAATATATCGACGGGCGCCGCGCCAGCTATGTCAGCCCGATCGCGCTGTTCCTGTTCGTGGTGTTCCTCAGCTTTGCCGTGTTCAGCCTGATCGGCGGTTCGAAAGCCTTCGAGCCGGAGGCGGACGCGCTCGAACAGGTCAAATCGGCCTATGCCACCAACGAGGCCCAACTTGCGGCGCTGCGTCGCGACCGGGAAACCGAGGACGATCCGCAGGATCTGGCCGAAATCGACAGGCGCATCGCCTCGCTGGAGGAAGACCAGCAGGGGCTGCAAATGGTGCTCGGCAATGTCGGCACGACGTTCGAGCGCGATTTCCGCAAGGGGTTCGAGGAAAATCCGCTGCCCGAAGGCAACGCGATCACCGAGTCGATCGACAAGGTTCGCGCCAATCCGCAGCTCGCGATCTACAAGGTGCAGACCAACGCCTACAAGTTCAGCTGGATGCTGATCCCGCTCAGCGTGCCGTTCGTCTGGCTGCTGTTCCCGTTCAGCCGCCGGTTTCGCGGTTACGATCACACTGTCTTCGCGACCTATTCGATCGCTTTCATGATCGCGCTCGCCGCGGTTTCCAGCCTGCTGTTCTTCTACGGCCTGGGTGGCCTGGGCGGGCTGCTACTCCTCTATGCGCCGTGGCACATGTATCGCCAGCTTCGCGGGACCTATGCGCTGGGCCGCTTCGGCGCGCTGTGGCGCATGCTGGCGCTGAGCCTGTTCGCGTGGATCGCGATCGGCCTGTTCCTGGGCCTGGTCGGGCTGATGGCGGGGACCTGA
- the ung gene encoding uracil-DNA glycosylase, with protein sequence MTEAIPESWRATLQPVLTTPEARRLGGWLRAEEDAGRTVYPPRGKRLAALDLTPLDRVRVVILGQDPYHGPNQAMGLCFAVPQGVRLPPSLLNIYKELESDLGLLRPDHGDLSAWARQGVLLLNNALTVEAGRAGSHAGKGWEAITDACVAAVAARAEPSVFILWGSHAQGKAARIPELARAERHLVLRSPHPSPLSAHRGFFGSRPFSKANAFLEAQGRGTIDWRV encoded by the coding sequence ATGACCGAGGCGATCCCCGAAAGCTGGCGCGCGACGCTGCAACCCGTGCTGACCACGCCCGAGGCGCGCCGCCTGGGCGGATGGCTGCGGGCGGAAGAGGACGCGGGGCGGACCGTCTATCCCCCGCGCGGAAAGCGCCTGGCGGCGCTCGACCTGACCCCGCTCGACCGGGTGCGGGTCGTTATCCTGGGACAGGACCCCTATCACGGGCCGAACCAGGCGATGGGGCTGTGCTTCGCGGTGCCGCAGGGGGTCAGGCTCCCGCCCAGCCTGCTCAATATCTACAAGGAACTGGAAAGCGATCTCGGCCTGCTCCGGCCCGATCACGGCGACTTGAGCGCATGGGCGCGGCAGGGCGTCCTGCTGCTCAACAACGCGCTGACGGTCGAGGCCGGGCGCGCGGGAAGCCATGCGGGCAAGGGATGGGAAGCGATCACCGATGCCTGCGTCGCCGCGGTCGCTGCGCGGGCGGAACCGAGCGTGTTCATCCTCTGGGGCAGCCATGCTCAGGGCAAGGCAGCGCGGATACCCGAACTGGCCCGGGCCGAACGGCATCTGGTCCTGCGCTCCCCCCATCCCAGCCCGCTGTCCGCCCACCGCGGCTTCTTCGGCTCGCGCCCGTTCAGCAAGGCCAACGCTTTCCTGGAGGCACAAGGGCGCGGCACGATCGACTGGCGGGTCTAG
- the ftsH gene encoding ATP-dependent zinc metalloprotease FtsH, translating to MNDDKQPDGPENGGGPNPWMKSLMIWGGIFLALVLLVSMFGNAGQPAGKEIGYSTFRENVEAGLVKDVTISPEQITGTMNNGDTFSTVPVANDTRLTELLDANGVEYTGTAPERMNLMMAVLIQSLPFILILGIAFFALRQVQKGGGGGAMGFGKSKAKMLTEKQGKVTFDDVAGIDEAREELEEIVEFLKDPQRFSKLGGQIPKGALLVGSPGTGKTLLARAIAGEAGVPFFTISGSDFVEMFVGVGASRVRDMFEQAKKNAPCIVFIDEIDAVGRHRGHGLGNSNDEREQTLNQLLVEMDGFEANEGIIIIAATNRPDVLDPALLRPGRFDRQVVVPVPDIDGREKILGVHMKKVPLAPDVNPRTIARGTPGFSGADLANLVNEAALLAARRNKRLVAMQEFEDAKDKVMMGSERRSMVMTDDEKKMTAYHEAGHALVSLNEPASDPIHKATIIPRGRALGMVMRLPERDNYSYHRDKMHADLAVAMGGRVAEEIIFGHDKVSSGASSDIQYATKLARNMVTKWGMSDKLGPLQYEESQEGYLGMGQTARTMGSGDTNKLIDAEIRKLVDGAHKRATEILKAQEDKLHLLAQAMLEYETLTGDEIRELLDNGKIDRPDAPKGPTVRPVTGSAIPKAGKRFGGTGEGAPQNA from the coding sequence ATGAACGACGACAAGCAGCCCGACGGCCCCGAGAACGGCGGCGGTCCCAACCCCTGGATGAAGAGCCTGATGATCTGGGGCGGGATTTTCCTGGCGCTGGTGCTGCTGGTGTCGATGTTCGGCAATGCCGGCCAGCCGGCGGGCAAGGAAATCGGCTATTCGACCTTCCGCGAGAATGTCGAGGCCGGGCTGGTCAAGGACGTGACCATTTCGCCCGAACAGATCACCGGCACGATGAACAACGGCGATACGTTTTCGACCGTACCGGTCGCGAACGACACTCGCCTGACCGAGCTGCTCGATGCGAACGGGGTCGAATATACCGGCACCGCGCCCGAACGGATGAACCTGATGATGGCGGTGCTGATCCAGTCGCTGCCGTTCATCCTGATCCTCGGCATCGCGTTCTTCGCGCTGCGCCAGGTGCAGAAGGGCGGCGGCGGCGGCGCGATGGGCTTCGGCAAGTCGAAGGCCAAGATGCTGACCGAGAAGCAGGGCAAGGTCACTTTCGACGACGTCGCCGGGATCGACGAGGCGCGCGAGGAGCTGGAGGAGATCGTCGAATTCCTCAAGGATCCGCAGCGCTTCTCCAAGCTCGGCGGACAGATCCCCAAGGGCGCGTTGCTGGTCGGTTCGCCCGGTACCGGCAAGACCCTGCTCGCGCGCGCCATCGCGGGCGAAGCGGGCGTGCCGTTCTTCACCATCTCCGGCTCCGACTTCGTCGAGATGTTCGTCGGCGTCGGCGCCAGCCGCGTGCGCGACATGTTCGAACAGGCGAAGAAGAACGCGCCCTGCATCGTCTTCATCGACGAGATCGACGCGGTCGGCCGCCATCGCGGCCATGGCCTCGGCAATTCGAACGACGAGCGCGAGCAGACGCTGAACCAGCTCCTCGTCGAGATGGACGGGTTCGAGGCGAACGAAGGCATCATCATCATCGCCGCGACCAACCGGCCCGACGTACTCGACCCCGCGCTGCTGCGCCCCGGGCGGTTCGATCGGCAGGTCGTGGTGCCGGTGCCCGATATCGACGGGCGCGAGAAGATCCTGGGCGTCCACATGAAGAAAGTGCCGCTCGCCCCCGACGTCAACCCGCGCACGATCGCGCGCGGCACGCCGGGTTTCTCGGGCGCGGACCTCGCCAACCTTGTCAACGAGGCGGCGCTGCTGGCCGCGCGGCGCAACAAGCGCCTGGTGGCGATGCAGGAGTTCGAGGACGCGAAAGACAAGGTCATGATGGGCAGCGAACGCCGCTCGATGGTCATGACCGACGACGAGAAGAAGATGACTGCCTATCACGAGGCGGGCCACGCGCTCGTCAGTCTGAACGAGCCCGCGTCGGACCCAATCCACAAGGCGACGATCATCCCGCGCGGCCGCGCGCTGGGCATGGTCATGCGCCTGCCGGAACGCGACAACTATTCGTACCACCGCGACAAGATGCACGCCGACCTGGCGGTCGCCATGGGCGGGCGCGTGGCGGAAGAGATCATCTTCGGCCACGACAAGGTTTCGAGCGGCGCATCGTCCGACATCCAGTACGCGACCAAGCTGGCGCGCAACATGGTCACCAAATGGGGCATGTCCGACAAGCTCGGCCCGCTCCAGTACGAGGAAAGCCAGGAAGGCTACCTCGGCATGGGCCAGACCGCGCGCACGATGGGTTCGGGCGATACCAACAAGCTGATCGATGCGGAGATCCGCAAGCTCGTCGACGGCGCGCACAAGCGCGCGACCGAGATCCTGAAGGCGCAGGAGGACAAGCTGCACCTGCTCGCCCAGGCCATGCTCGAATACGAGACGCTGACCGGCGACGAGATCCGGGAACTGCTCGACAACGGCAAGATCGATCGCCCCGATGCGCCCAAGGGCCCCACTGTGCGCCCGGTCACCGGCTCGGCCATTCCCAAGGCCGGCAAGCGCTTCGGCGGCACCGGCGAAGGCGCGCCCCAGAACGCCTGA
- a CDS encoding ribonuclease D gives MAVHFHEEDLPAGVLAPGPVAVDTETMGLVTPRDRLCLVQISDGQGDEHLVRFAVDSTFAAPNLKAVLADPARLKLFHFARFDLAAIEHYLGVTAAPVFCTKIASKLTRTYTDRHGLKNLVQELLGADISKAQQSSDWGASEINEAQRDYAASDVRFLHRLHAVFVERLAREGRSDLAQACFDFLPTRARLDLAGWAEQDIFSHA, from the coding sequence ATGGCAGTGCATTTCCACGAAGAAGACCTTCCCGCAGGCGTTCTCGCCCCGGGCCCGGTGGCCGTCGATACCGAGACGATGGGCCTCGTCACCCCGCGCGACCGCCTGTGCCTGGTGCAGATAAGCGACGGCCAGGGGGACGAACACCTCGTCCGGTTCGCGGTCGACAGCACGTTCGCCGCGCCCAATCTCAAGGCGGTGCTCGCCGATCCGGCGCGGCTGAAGCTGTTCCATTTCGCGCGCTTCGACCTTGCCGCGATAGAGCACTATCTCGGCGTGACCGCGGCCCCGGTGTTCTGCACCAAGATCGCGAGCAAGCTGACGCGCACCTACACCGACCGGCACGGACTCAAGAATCTGGTGCAGGAGCTGCTCGGCGCGGACATTTCCAAGGCGCAGCAAAGCTCGGACTGGGGCGCGAGCGAAATTAACGAGGCGCAGCGCGATTATGCCGCTTCCGACGTGCGCTTTCTTCACCGACTGCACGCGGTATTCGTCGAAAGACTTGCGCGCGAAGGGCGTAGCGACCTGGCGCAGGCCTGTTTCGATTTCCTGCCCACGCGGGCGCGGCTCGACCTTGCCGGCTGGGCCGAACAGGACATATTCAGCCATGCGTAG